Proteins encoded by one window of Thunnus thynnus chromosome 3, fThuThy2.1, whole genome shotgun sequence:
- the tefm gene encoding transcription elongation factor, mitochondrial, whose product MWVARRFISSVAQRGQYAGQSGLFRRPQHGSPPELELRYLQCTCCWRSRVPVAGFETLNATISSSSEPCKEDSSVSLDACYTPEQRVAILQLLNNATPAELAGVKLLRGRKSLNIVEYRTKNGPFKTLESVVNVPLLKHKSAVVVFNSILNPVKKQKKVRIQLAKFIRPEIDRSWLEDANTIVSLACGTNKIAWAHVDRGMAVLDWQQLDCPNFLKGTYMASAYLNDVSAVVSLLPSADFYIIEKSSISAQNTALFPVMAHMRTVEAMLFALLEPRNCPPESNIPPRVLNMMRTAVGRHFGLMVGESRTSGAQTVRQLMTESVTQKFPRINFPPDLLVKYRNSFQMGSRRGGEELCDALLQAVAFYELLSESSS is encoded by the exons ATGTGGGTCGCCAGGCGATTTATATCGTCGGTTGCTCAGAGAG GTCAGTATGCGGGGCAGTCCGGCTTATTTCGGCGCCCTCAGCACGGCTCCCCCCCTGAGCTGGAGCTGCGGTATCTCCAGTGCACATGTTGCTGGAGGAGCCGAGTTCCCGTGGCGGGCTTTGAAACCCTGAACGCCACCATCTCGTCTTCCTCCGAGCCGTGCAAAGAGGACAGCAGCGTGTCCCTGGACGCCTGCTACACCCCCGAGCAGCGGGTCGCCATCCTGCAGCTGCTTAACAACGCGACACCTGCAGAACTGGCCGGCGTCAAGCTCCTGAGAGGCCGCAAGTCTCTCAACATTGTGGAGTACAGGACTAAAAACGGACCCTTTAAAACGCTGGAAAGCGTGGTGAATGTCCCGCTGCTGAAGCACAAAAGCGCCGTGGTGGTCTTCAACTCCATCCTCAACCCGgtgaagaagcagaagaaagtGAGGATTCAGCTGGCCAAGTTTATCAGGCCAGAGATTGATAGGTCCTGGTTGGAG GATGCTAACACCATAGTGTCACTGGCATGTGGCACAAATAAAATCGCCTGGGCACATGTGGACCGCGGGATGGCAGTGCTGGACTGGCAGCAGCTCGACTGTCCTAATTTCTTGAAGGGCACATACATGGCCTCTGCTTACTTGAATGAT GTCTCGGCGGTCGTGTCACTCCTCCCTTCTGCTGACTTCTACATAATAGAGAAGTCGTCCATCTCAGCCCAGAATACGGCTCTGTTCCCCGTCATGGCCCACATGAGAACTGTGGAGGCCATGTTGTTCGCTCTGCTGGAGCCAAGAAACTGCCCGCCAGAGTCCAATATTCCTCCCCG AGTTCTGAACATGATGCGTACCGCTGTGGGACGTCACTTTGGACTGATGGTGGGTGAGTCGCGGACCAGCGGCGCTCAGACGGTGCGACAGCTGATGACAGAGTCGGTGACACAGAAGTTTCCTCGGATAAACTTCCCCCCGGACCTGCTGGTGAAGTACAGGAATTCCTTCCAAATGggcagcagaagaggaggagaggaactCTGCGATGCTCTGCTGCAGGCCGTGGCTTTCTACGAGCTGCTCAGTGAATCTTCCAGTTAG